In Flavobacteriales bacterium, one DNA window encodes the following:
- a CDS encoding NAD-dependent epimerase/dehydratase family protein, which produces MKDTILVIGSSGQIGTELVCTLRRTYGNSNVIASDIRPSDTVEIMHSGPFEVLDIMDKNLLFDIVKKYQVTQVYLLAALLSATAEQNIELGWSLNMRSLSHVLDLAKEKHIEKIFWPSSIAVFGPTTPSILTPQRTIMEPNTVYGISKLAGERWCEYYNQKFGVDVRSVRYPGLIGWKSQPGGGTTDYAVHIFHEALKNKSYTSFLSEDTTLPMMYMNDAIRATLEIMEAPNEQIKIRSSYNIAGLSFSPKELALEIKKHIPSFKIDYKSDYRQAIADSWPQNIDDSVAFKDWNWKSSVNLQDMTSDMLKNIETLITE; this is translated from the coding sequence ATGAAAGACACCATCTTAGTTATCGGCTCTTCTGGTCAGATTGGCACAGAACTAGTATGTACGCTCAGACGAACTTATGGCAATTCTAATGTCATTGCTTCTGATATACGACCTTCAGACACTGTTGAAATTATGCACTCTGGACCCTTTGAGGTTTTAGATATAATGGACAAAAACCTGTTGTTTGATATCGTTAAAAAATATCAAGTTACTCAAGTGTATCTGTTAGCTGCCTTGTTATCGGCAACAGCAGAACAAAATATCGAGTTGGGCTGGAGCCTCAATATGCGTTCTCTTTCACACGTTTTGGATTTAGCTAAAGAGAAACATATCGAAAAAATATTTTGGCCAAGCTCAATTGCTGTATTTGGACCTACAACACCAAGTATTTTGACGCCTCAGCGAACCATTATGGAGCCCAATACCGTTTATGGCATTAGTAAATTAGCAGGCGAACGTTGGTGCGAGTATTACAATCAAAAATTCGGAGTTGATGTTAGAAGTGTCCGTTATCCCGGACTTATCGGCTGGAAATCACAACCCGGAGGAGGGACTACCGACTATGCTGTTCATATTTTTCATGAAGCGTTAAAGAACAAATCTTACACTAGCTTTTTGAGTGAAGATACTACCTTGCCTATGATGTATATGAACGATGCTATTAGAGCAACCTTAGAAATTATGGAAGCTCCAAATGAACAAATTAAAATACGTTCTTCATATAATATTGCTGGTTTGAGCTTTAGCCCAAAAGAGTTAGCGCTAGAGATAAAAAAACATATACCGAGCTTTAAAATAGACTATAAAAGTGATTACCGACAAGCTATAGCAGACAGTTGGCCACAAAATATTGACGATTCTGTAGCTTTTAAGGATTGGAATTGGAAAAGTTCCG